The Pseudomonas sp. R4-35-07 nucleotide sequence CTGGTATGAGTTGGCTCGCTTGCCGATGTACTTCCAGCGCAACTGCGCGCAGTCCGAAGCCCGCTACACCTTGTTGCCGGATGGCGACATGTCGGTGTTCAATCGCTGCCTGACGCCTGAGTGGAAATGGCAGGAAGCCAAAGGCACGGCCACGCCGCAAGTGCCGGGCAAGACCGACAAGCTCTGGGTAGAATTCGATAACTGGTTTACGTCGTTGTTGCCGGGCGTTGCCAAGGGCGATTACTGGGTGCTGTATGTCAGCGATGACTACAAGACCGCCATCGTCGGCAGCCCGAGCCGGCGTTACATGTGGATTTTGTCGCGTACGCCAACGGTAAGCGCCGATACGCGTGAAGACCTCTTGAGCAGAGCACGACAGCAGGGGTATGACACCACGCGTTTGATCTGGCGCACGTCCGACAAGCAGATGGCGAAAACCTCGCAGTAAAAATGTGGGAGGGGGCTTGCCCCCGATAGCAGTGTGTCAATCAGCGCATCTGATACTGATACATCGCCATCGGGAGCAAGCCCCCTCCCACATTTTTAACCGAGTAAGTTTCTCAAGACTTGAGTGAATGCCCGGCTGCTTTCTTCCTCGCCGGCATGATGCCCATCCCGCACCACCCACTGGCCGTTGACCAGCACATCCCGTACCTGTCGATCACCGCCAGCGAACAGCCAGCGATTCAGAATGCCGTCCTCTGTCGCTGTCGCCAGGTAAGGGTCGTTGCCGTCCAGCACGATCCAATCCGCGCGCTTGCCCACCTCCAATCGACCAATCGGCTGGCCCAATGCCTGGGCGCCGCCGTCCAATGCGGCATCGAACAGCGTACGGCCGACCATCGGCTGGTCATTGCGATACAAGCGATTGCGCCGTTGATCGCGCAGGCGCTGGCCGTATTCCAACCAGCGCAGTTCTTCCACCACGCTCAGTGACACATGGCTGTCGGACCCGATGCCCATGCGCCCGCCCTGGGCCAGAAAATCCACCGCCGGGAAAATCCCGTCGCCCAGGTTGGCTTCGGTGGTCAGGCACAAACCGGCAATCGCCCGGCTCCTGGCCATGCGCGCGACTTCGTCGGCATCGGCGTGAGTGGCGTGCACCAGGCACCAGCGCTCGTCGACGTCCACGTTGTCGTACAGCCACTGCAACGGGCGTTTGCCGCTCCAGGCCAGGCAGTCGTCAACTTCTTTTTGCTGTTCGGCAATGTGAATGTGCACCGGGCACGCCTTATCACTGGCGGCCAGCACGTCCTTGATCTGCTCGGGCGTGACCGCACGCAGGGAGTGGAAACACAGGCCCAGTTGCTGCGCAGGTTGCGCGGCGAGCATCGGCTGCAAGCGCGCCTGCAGATCCAGGTAGTTGTCGGTGCTGTTGATAAACCTGCGCTGGCCGTCGTTGGGCGCCTGGCCACCGAACCCCGAATGCGTATAAAGCACCGGCACCAGCGTCAAGCCGATGCCACTGCTGGCGGCGGCCTGGCTGATCTGGCGCGACAGCTCTGTGCGGTCGGCATAGGGCTGGCCACTGACGTCGTGATGCACATAATGAAACTCGGCCACCGAGGTGTAGCCGGCCTTGAGCATCTCGATGTACAGCTGGCGGGCGATGATCTGCAACTGCTCCGGGTTGATCTTGCCGACCATGCGGTACATCAGGTCACGCCAGGTCCAGAAGCTGTCATTGGGGTTACCCGCCACTTCCGCCAACCCCGCCATGGCGCGCTGGAAAGCGTGAGAATGCAGGTTCGGCATGCCGGCCAATACCGGACCTCTTAGTCGTTCGGCGCCCACCGCGCTGGCGTTGGCCTCAACCTGTGTCAGCACTCCATCGGCACTGACTTCAAGACGTACATCATTGGCCCAGCCATCAGGCAGCAGCGCGCGTTCGGCAAAGAAAGCGGACATGATCAAGGCACCCCGGTCGTGTGTTTATTTGTATATACATATACAGACGTTTGCCTGCTCGGTAAACTCCGGCAATCTATGCATCTTTTCCCCCTGCAAGGATTCCCTGTGCCGACTCCGCCCGCCAAGTCTCCGCTGGCTGCCCACATGGACGAAAGTCCGGCGCCCTTGTATGCCCGCGTCAAACAGATGATCAGCCAGCAGATCCTCAACGGCAACTGGCCGCCCCATTACCGCGTGCCGTCGGAGAGCGAGCTGGTCAGCCAACTGGGCTTCAGCCGCATGACCATCAACCGCGCGCTGCGCGAGCTCACGGCCGAAGGTTTGCTGGTGCGCATGCAGGGCGTCGGCACGTTTGTCGCCGAGCCCAAGAGTCAGTCGGCGCTGTTTGAAGTGCACAACATTGCCGATGAGATCGCCTCCCGCGGCCATCGGCACACGTGCCAGGTCATCACCCTGGGCGAAGAAGCGGCCGGTTCGGAACGTGCCGTCGCGCTGGAAATGCGCGAAGGCGGGCGGGTGTTT carries:
- a CDS encoding lipocalin family protein, with amino-acid sequence MMRFVVFLCASLFLAGCASHSGDDLQPKTASNVNLKRYQGTWYELARLPMYFQRNCAQSEARYTLLPDGDMSVFNRCLTPEWKWQEAKGTATPQVPGKTDKLWVEFDNWFTSLLPGVAKGDYWVLYVSDDYKTAIVGSPSRRYMWILSRTPTVSADTREDLLSRARQQGYDTTRLIWRTSDKQMAKTSQ
- a CDS encoding formimidoylglutamate deiminase, giving the protein MSAFFAERALLPDGWANDVRLEVSADGVLTQVEANASAVGAERLRGPVLAGMPNLHSHAFQRAMAGLAEVAGNPNDSFWTWRDLMYRMVGKINPEQLQIIARQLYIEMLKAGYTSVAEFHYVHHDVSGQPYADRTELSRQISQAAASSGIGLTLVPVLYTHSGFGGQAPNDGQRRFINSTDNYLDLQARLQPMLAAQPAQQLGLCFHSLRAVTPEQIKDVLAASDKACPVHIHIAEQQKEVDDCLAWSGKRPLQWLYDNVDVDERWCLVHATHADADEVARMARSRAIAGLCLTTEANLGDGIFPAVDFLAQGGRMGIGSDSHVSLSVVEELRWLEYGQRLRDQRRNRLYRNDQPMVGRTLFDAALDGGAQALGQPIGRLEVGKRADWIVLDGNDPYLATATEDGILNRWLFAGGDRQVRDVLVNGQWVVRDGHHAGEEESSRAFTQVLRNLLG
- the hutC gene encoding histidine utilization repressor produces the protein MHLFPLQGFPVPTPPAKSPLAAHMDESPAPLYARVKQMISQQILNGNWPPHYRVPSESELVSQLGFSRMTINRALRELTAEGLLVRMQGVGTFVAEPKSQSALFEVHNIADEIASRGHRHTCQVITLGEEAAGSERAVALEMREGGRVFHSLIVHFENDIPVQIEDRFVNALVAPEYLQQDFTQQTPYAYLNQVAPLTEGEHVVEAILADAAECKLLQIEPSEPCLLIRRRTWSGRQPVTAARLIHPGSRHSLEGRFSK